From Micromonospora echinospora, one genomic window encodes:
- a CDS encoding DUF3152 domain-containing protein, with protein sequence MSTTSSRPRRPHRRVLAYALAASTVAVVVAAVTAVLPARSGTRPATTGSAAVEPTTAGPVGPLVALSPTPSPSVTASPPLLRMPGPVPSAGRGTFGYDDQPGELLGRAGTLRRYRVAVETGSGEDVRAFGAEVEQVLAAPGSWIGSGRLRLQRVPGNAPHDFTVYLATPGTAGRMCAAGGVNIRVGGRPYTSCRAPGKVILNLDRWRTSVPHFVDAGVPLTVYRAYVVNHEVGHELGYRHERCPKPGRPAPVMMQQTLFLKGCVANPWPFLDGQRYAGPRL encoded by the coding sequence ATGTCCACGACTTCCTCCCGCCCGCGCCGTCCACATCGGAGGGTCCTGGCATACGCCCTGGCCGCGTCGACCGTCGCGGTCGTGGTCGCGGCCGTGACGGCCGTGCTGCCCGCCCGGTCCGGCACCCGACCGGCCACCACCGGTTCGGCGGCCGTCGAGCCGACCACGGCCGGACCGGTCGGTCCTCTCGTCGCGTTGTCGCCCACGCCGTCGCCGAGTGTCACCGCGTCCCCGCCCCTGCTGCGGATGCCGGGTCCGGTGCCGTCGGCCGGGCGGGGCACCTTCGGCTACGACGACCAGCCGGGTGAGCTGCTGGGCCGTGCCGGCACCCTGCGCCGCTACCGGGTGGCGGTGGAGACAGGTTCCGGGGAGGACGTCCGGGCGTTCGGCGCCGAGGTGGAGCAGGTACTCGCCGCGCCGGGCAGCTGGATCGGCAGCGGACGGCTCCGCCTGCAACGGGTCCCGGGGAACGCGCCGCACGACTTCACCGTCTATCTGGCGACCCCCGGGACGGCGGGCCGGATGTGTGCGGCGGGCGGGGTGAACATCCGGGTCGGTGGTCGGCCGTACACCTCGTGCCGGGCCCCCGGGAAGGTGATCCTCAACCTCGACCGGTGGCGGACGTCGGTGCCGCACTTCGTCGACGCCGGGGTGCCGTTGACGGTCTACCGGGCGTACGTGGTGAACCACGAGGTGGGCCACGAGCTGGGATACCGGCACGAGCGCTGCCCGAAGCCGGGGCGGCCGGCGCCGGTGATGATGCAGCAGACGCTTTTCCTGAAGGGCTGTGTCGCGAACCCGTGGCCGTTCCTCGACGGCCAGCGGTATGCCGGCCCCCGGCTCTGA
- a CDS encoding TetR/AcrR family transcriptional regulator, whose amino-acid sequence MTAVGNGSQTAGRPTRLPRSARRKQLLAAAQEVFVAQGYHAAAMDDIAERAGVSKPVLYQHFPGKLELYLALLDTHCDGFLAKVHEAMRGTSDNKERVSGAVRAYFDFMDHESEAFRLVFESDLRNDPAVRQRVERVEQGCISAITDTIISDTGVSRAHAELLASGLVGAAETAAQFWLGGGRQVPKAEAEALLAALSWRGIASFPLQGEPAAGAGQTESP is encoded by the coding sequence ATGACAGCTGTGGGGAACGGCTCACAGACGGCGGGTCGTCCCACGCGCCTGCCCCGGTCGGCGCGGCGCAAGCAGCTGCTCGCGGCGGCCCAGGAGGTGTTCGTCGCGCAGGGCTACCACGCCGCGGCGATGGACGACATCGCCGAGCGGGCCGGGGTCTCGAAGCCCGTCCTCTACCAGCACTTCCCGGGGAAGCTGGAGCTCTACCTCGCCCTGCTGGACACCCACTGCGACGGGTTCCTGGCCAAGGTGCACGAGGCGATGCGGGGGACCAGCGACAACAAGGAGCGGGTCAGCGGCGCGGTCCGGGCGTACTTCGACTTCATGGACCACGAGAGCGAGGCGTTCCGCCTGGTCTTCGAGTCGGACCTGCGCAACGACCCGGCCGTCCGCCAGCGGGTGGAGCGGGTCGAGCAGGGCTGCATCTCGGCGATCACCGACACGATCATCTCGGACACCGGGGTCAGCCGGGCGCACGCCGAACTGCTCGCGTCCGGACTGGTGGGGGCGGCCGAGACCGCCGCGCAGTTCTGGTTGGGCGGGGGACGGCAGGTGCCGAAGGCGGAGGCGGAGGCGTTGCTCGCCGCCCTCTCCTGGCGGGGCATCGCCAGCTTCCCGTTGCAGGGTGAGCCGGCCGCGGGGGCGGGGCAAACCGAGTCACCGTGA
- a CDS encoding tetratricopeptide repeat protein, with protein sequence MTDVSGDYDCHRDLGPYAGVADFLGHVATDRPRLAARHRVELHAIAPGLDRTARPAAEEEPIRFHPARRTACLAYGAAEFVAAWADRLRRPVTVRFSHVAEADETTRELIETLVRRVGSSPLKLALRDGGDRPATVADPAPEAVRAALGDSLARGFYHHAARVARDGRATVTPVDDLRHWWAFTTGLATALVALDRPTEALGLYDEVRATTDDRKITMSAAYSTAMLYARHLPAGDQEPERARHWLERALDLAAGLDDPRQRTISTVFYEQGLALLDSRAGEPDRALRLIDDGLARLSAVLAPGERPQDLARLRHNRAQVHLALGDPVRALADLDTVIAHDPGNCEYYVDRAALHRAAGRYRAAIRDYGTAIRLGPHLPEAYYNRAVLQQERGRVDRARDDLERVLAIDPGHLDARIALVNLHRERGALDAAEAGARAGLARAPRDAALLCTLGLICSERGSAAEADDLLTRALAQDPELVEAWTNRAAVRFERGEVAAAVADLDRAVALSVAPVPRFNRGTALMRLGRWDEAARDFSHALAQPGLDRALRRDLRAALARCQRTVAG encoded by the coding sequence GTGACCGACGTGTCCGGCGACTACGACTGCCACCGCGACCTCGGGCCGTACGCCGGGGTCGCCGACTTCCTCGGCCACGTCGCCACCGACCGTCCCCGCCTGGCCGCCCGCCACCGGGTCGAGCTGCACGCCATCGCGCCCGGCCTCGACCGGACGGCACGCCCCGCGGCGGAGGAGGAGCCGATCCGGTTCCATCCGGCGCGACGCACCGCCTGCCTGGCCTACGGCGCCGCCGAGTTCGTGGCGGCCTGGGCGGACCGGCTCCGCCGCCCCGTCACGGTACGGTTCTCCCACGTCGCCGAAGCCGACGAGACCACCCGCGAGCTGATCGAGACCCTGGTCCGCCGGGTCGGGTCGTCCCCGCTGAAGCTGGCTCTGCGCGACGGCGGCGACCGCCCGGCGACGGTGGCAGACCCGGCGCCGGAAGCCGTACGCGCCGCCCTCGGTGACAGCCTGGCGCGCGGCTTCTACCACCACGCGGCCCGGGTCGCCCGGGACGGTCGCGCCACGGTCACCCCGGTCGACGATCTGCGGCACTGGTGGGCGTTCACCACCGGCCTGGCCACCGCCCTGGTGGCGCTGGACCGCCCCACCGAGGCCCTGGGGCTCTACGACGAGGTGCGAGCCACCACCGACGACCGGAAGATCACCATGTCGGCGGCGTACTCCACCGCCATGCTGTACGCCCGGCACCTGCCCGCGGGCGACCAGGAGCCGGAACGGGCCCGCCACTGGCTGGAACGGGCCCTCGACCTCGCCGCCGGCCTCGACGATCCCCGGCAGCGCACGATCTCCACCGTCTTCTACGAGCAGGGCCTGGCGCTGCTGGACAGCAGGGCCGGTGAACCCGACCGCGCGCTACGGCTGATCGACGACGGCCTGGCCCGGCTGTCGGCGGTGCTCGCCCCCGGCGAGCGCCCACAGGACCTGGCCCGGCTTCGTCACAACCGGGCGCAGGTGCACCTCGCCCTCGGCGATCCGGTACGGGCCCTGGCCGACCTGGACACGGTGATCGCCCACGACCCGGGCAACTGCGAGTACTACGTGGACCGCGCGGCCCTGCACCGGGCGGCGGGCCGCTACCGCGCCGCGATCAGGGACTACGGCACCGCGATCCGGCTGGGTCCGCACCTGCCCGAGGCGTACTACAACCGGGCGGTGCTCCAGCAGGAGCGGGGCCGTGTCGATCGGGCCCGCGACGACCTGGAGCGCGTGCTCGCCATCGACCCCGGGCACCTCGACGCCCGGATCGCCCTGGTCAACCTGCACCGGGAGCGCGGCGCGCTCGACGCGGCCGAGGCCGGCGCGCGGGCCGGGCTGGCCCGTGCGCCCCGGGACGCCGCCCTGCTGTGCACCCTCGGGTTGATCTGCTCGGAGCGAGGCAGCGCCGCCGAGGCCGACGACCTGCTCACCCGGGCCCTGGCACAGGATCCGGAACTGGTGGAGGCGTGGACCAACCGGGCGGCCGTCCGGTTCGAACGCGGTGAGGTCGCCGCCGCCGTGGCCGACCTGGACCGGGCGGTCGCGCTGTCGGTGGCGCCCGTGCCGCGCTTCAACCGGGGTACGGCGTTGATGCGACTGGGCCGGTGGGACGAGGCCGCCCGGGACTTCTCCCACGCTCTCGCCCAACCCGGTCTGGACCGGGCGCTGCGCCGTGACCTCCGGGCGGCACTCGCCCGCTGCCAGCGCACGGTGGCTGGGTGA
- a CDS encoding class I SAM-dependent methyltransferase yields the protein MPVPLDDALTDLRSLLLGPALTRAVAAGRRRGQRPSVVRAELRPVTLKAGPRLQISTSDGNRPRTRNVAPGQEADEAVDALLAEPFGNWHVETTDATVQLRVTKSGEAQVHRAAASRPAAASDGHDREKEYLLDPGDPIFAEIGGSAAKRRQVDAFLRALAATLPDELTGPLRVVDLGCGNAYLTFAAYRYLTRRGLDVELVGVDVREDQRQRNSALAERLGWADRVRFVAGTILDAEVDPTPDLVLALHACDTATDEALARAVRWGARWVLAAPCCHHDLAAQLRARPAPAPYELLTRQGILRERFADVLTDALRAGLLRSHGYRAEVVEFVDSRHTPRNLLIRARRGTGASTGEQDAEYRALVGQWQITPRLETLLDGGA from the coding sequence ATGCCCGTACCACTGGACGACGCCCTCACCGACCTGCGGTCCCTGCTGCTCGGTCCCGCCCTGACCAGGGCGGTCGCCGCCGGACGACGCCGTGGGCAGCGCCCCTCGGTGGTGCGCGCCGAACTCCGGCCGGTCACCCTCAAGGCCGGCCCCCGGCTCCAGATCTCCACCTCCGACGGGAACCGCCCGCGCACCCGCAACGTTGCCCCCGGGCAGGAGGCGGACGAGGCCGTCGACGCGCTGCTGGCCGAGCCGTTCGGCAACTGGCACGTGGAGACCACCGACGCGACCGTCCAGCTCCGGGTGACCAAGTCCGGCGAGGCGCAGGTGCACCGGGCCGCCGCCAGCCGTCCCGCCGCCGCGTCCGACGGTCACGACCGGGAGAAGGAGTACCTGCTCGACCCGGGTGACCCGATCTTCGCCGAGATCGGCGGGTCGGCGGCCAAACGCCGACAGGTGGACGCCTTCCTCCGCGCCCTCGCCGCCACCCTGCCCGACGAGCTGACCGGTCCCCTGCGCGTGGTCGACCTGGGCTGCGGCAACGCGTACCTGACCTTCGCCGCGTACCGCTACCTGACCCGGCGCGGCCTCGACGTGGAACTCGTCGGCGTGGACGTCCGGGAGGACCAGCGGCAACGCAACAGCGCCCTCGCCGAGCGCCTCGGCTGGGCCGACCGGGTCCGGTTCGTCGCCGGCACCATCCTCGACGCGGAGGTCGACCCGACCCCCGACCTGGTGCTGGCGTTGCACGCCTGTGACACGGCCACCGACGAGGCGCTGGCCCGGGCGGTCCGCTGGGGGGCCCGTTGGGTGCTCGCCGCCCCGTGCTGCCACCACGACCTCGCCGCGCAGCTGCGGGCCCGACCCGCCCCGGCCCCGTACGAGCTGCTCACCCGGCAGGGCATCCTGCGGGAACGCTTCGCCGACGTGCTGACCGACGCGCTCCGGGCCGGGCTGCTCCGGTCGCACGGCTACCGGGCCGAGGTGGTGGAGTTCGTCGACTCCCGCCACACCCCCCGGAACCTGCTGATCCGCGCCCGACGCGGCACCGGCGCCAGCACCGGCGAGCAGGACGCCGAGTACCGCGCCCTGGTGGGACAGTGGCAGATCACTCCCCGCCTGGAGACCCTCCTCGACGGCGGCGCGTAG
- a CDS encoding RecQ family ATP-dependent DNA helicase yields the protein MGDRAAVRERAEAVLRRLAGEHARLREDQWRAIEALVVDRRRVLCVQRTGWGKSAVYFVATALLRGRDADTAPTADTAPTADTAPTADTAPTGDVGPTVIVSPLLALMRNQVEAAARAGIRARTINSANLDEWDGITAEIHAGTVDVLLISPERLNNPDFRDTVLPRLAATTGLLVVDEAHCVSDWGHDFRPDYRRLRTFLTNLPTGTPVLATTATANARVTADVADQLDTTAGAPGTDRADVLVLRGSLDRESLRLAVLDLPSPAHRLGWLADHLDRLPGSGIVYTLTVAAAGETAEFLRSRGYPVAAYTGQADDSDRRAAEQDLLDNKIKALVATSALGMGFDKPDLGFVVHLGAPPSPIAYYQQVGRAGRAVEHAEVLLLPGAEDAAIWRYFASLAFPPEEQVRAVLAALRTDRPLSTQALEPVVDLRRARLEMMLKVLDVDGAVRRVRGGWLATGEPWTYDEARLRRVAQARTAEQQAMREYATTPDCRMRYLRECLDDDAATACGRCDRCAGPLFDATVSGPALTAAQAFLGRPGVELAPKKLWPTGLDAVGVPLKGRIAPTEQALPGRAVGRLSDLGWGGRLRALVGPDAADAPVPDDVVAAVVEVLKEWSHGDDPWPRRPAGVVAVGSRRRPRLVGSLAERIAEIGRLPLLGQVAPTGAAGADGPRGNSAQRVRALHDAFAVPDDLAGTLAGLTGPVLLVDDLVDSGWTLTLVARLLRRHGAPDVLPLALAVAG from the coding sequence ATGGGGGATCGGGCGGCGGTACGGGAGCGGGCCGAGGCGGTGCTGCGGCGCCTGGCCGGTGAGCACGCCCGACTGCGCGAGGACCAGTGGCGGGCGATCGAGGCGCTGGTCGTCGACCGGCGTCGGGTGCTCTGCGTCCAGCGCACCGGGTGGGGCAAGTCGGCCGTCTACTTCGTGGCCACCGCCCTGCTGCGCGGGCGGGACGCCGACACCGCCCCGACCGCCGACACCGCCCCGACCGCCGACACCGCCCCGACCGCCGACACCGCCCCGACCGGCGACGTCGGCCCGACGGTGATCGTGTCGCCGTTGCTGGCGTTGATGCGCAACCAGGTGGAGGCGGCGGCCCGGGCCGGTATCCGGGCCCGCACCATCAACTCGGCGAACCTCGACGAGTGGGACGGGATCACCGCCGAGATCCACGCCGGCACGGTCGACGTCCTGCTGATCAGTCCCGAACGCCTCAACAACCCGGACTTCCGGGACACTGTCCTGCCCCGGCTGGCCGCCACGACCGGGCTGCTCGTGGTCGACGAGGCGCACTGCGTCTCCGACTGGGGGCACGACTTCCGTCCCGACTACCGCCGGCTGCGTACCTTCCTGACGAACCTGCCGACCGGCACGCCGGTGCTCGCCACCACGGCCACCGCCAACGCCCGGGTCACCGCCGACGTCGCCGATCAGCTCGACACCACCGCTGGTGCCCCGGGCACCGACCGGGCGGACGTGCTGGTGCTGCGCGGCAGCCTGGACCGGGAGTCGCTGCGGCTGGCCGTACTCGACCTGCCCAGCCCGGCGCACCGGCTCGGCTGGCTCGCCGACCACCTGGACCGCCTCCCCGGCTCGGGGATTGTCTACACGCTGACCGTGGCCGCGGCGGGGGAGACCGCCGAGTTCCTCCGCTCGCGGGGTTACCCGGTCGCGGCGTACACCGGGCAGGCCGACGACTCCGACCGGCGTGCCGCCGAACAGGACCTTCTCGACAACAAGATCAAGGCGCTGGTGGCGACGTCCGCGCTCGGCATGGGCTTCGACAAGCCCGACCTCGGCTTCGTCGTGCACCTCGGCGCGCCGCCCTCGCCGATCGCGTACTACCAGCAGGTCGGCCGGGCCGGGCGGGCCGTCGAACACGCCGAGGTGCTGCTGTTGCCGGGTGCCGAGGACGCGGCGATCTGGCGGTACTTCGCCTCGCTCGCCTTCCCGCCCGAGGAGCAGGTCCGCGCCGTGCTGGCCGCCCTGCGCACCGACCGGCCGCTCTCCACCCAGGCCCTCGAACCCGTCGTCGACCTGCGCCGGGCCCGGCTGGAGATGATGCTCAAGGTGCTCGACGTCGACGGCGCGGTCCGCCGGGTCCGGGGCGGCTGGCTCGCCACCGGCGAACCCTGGACCTACGACGAGGCCCGGTTGCGCCGCGTCGCCCAGGCCCGCACCGCCGAGCAGCAGGCCATGCGCGAGTACGCCACCACGCCCGACTGCCGGATGCGTTACCTGCGCGAGTGCCTGGACGACGACGCGGCCACCGCCTGCGGCCGGTGCGACCGGTGCGCCGGGCCGCTGTTCGACGCCACGGTGTCCGGTCCGGCGCTCACCGCCGCGCAGGCGTTCCTCGGCCGCCCCGGGGTGGAGCTGGCCCCGAAGAAGCTCTGGCCCACCGGCCTGGACGCGGTGGGCGTACCGCTGAAGGGGCGCATCGCCCCGACGGAGCAGGCACTGCCCGGACGCGCGGTCGGGCGTCTCTCCGACCTCGGGTGGGGTGGGCGGCTGCGCGCGCTGGTGGGCCCGGACGCCGCCGACGCGCCGGTGCCGGACGACGTCGTCGCCGCCGTGGTCGAGGTGCTCAAGGAGTGGTCGCACGGGGACGACCCGTGGCCGCGGCGTCCGGCGGGCGTCGTGGCGGTCGGCTCCCGACGGCGTCCCCGGCTGGTCGGCTCGCTCGCCGAGCGGATCGCCGAGATCGGCCGGCTGCCCCTGCTCGGCCAGGTCGCGCCGACCGGTGCCGCCGGCGCGGACGGTCCGCGCGGCAACAGCGCCCAGCGGGTACGCGCGTTGCACGACGCCTTCGCCGTGCCGGACGACCTGGCCGGCACGCTCGCCGGGCTGACCGGCCCGGTACTGTTGGTCGACGACCTGGTCGACTCCGGCTGGACGCTGACCCTGGTGGCGCGGTTGCTGCGCCGCCACGGCGCGCCCGACGTCCTGCCCCTGGCCCTGGCCGTCGCCGGCTGA
- a CDS encoding ferritin-like fold-containing protein, whose amino-acid sequence MSAAPAPSSAVVDLLGLVALGELFAFDRMAADARLAPDLRRRAELSAMAAAEMVNYRRLADRITELGALPDDAMAPYVTALQAYHDSTEPKDWLEAVTKAYVGDAIADDFIRQIADALVEPDRQLVLDVLHDSRYADFAAAEIRAAIEADPRVANRLSMWARRLVGEGLSQAGRVAAADRGTLTGLIARGEDGDPQKLFRNLTAAHTARMGAVGLNN is encoded by the coding sequence GTGTCCGCCGCCCCCGCACCCTCGTCCGCCGTCGTCGATCTGCTCGGCCTGGTGGCCCTCGGCGAGCTGTTCGCCTTCGACCGGATGGCCGCCGACGCCCGGCTCGCCCCCGATCTGCGACGCCGGGCCGAGCTGAGCGCCATGGCCGCTGCGGAGATGGTCAACTACCGGCGGCTCGCCGACCGGATCACCGAACTGGGCGCACTGCCCGACGACGCGATGGCGCCGTACGTGACGGCGTTGCAGGCGTACCACGACTCGACCGAGCCGAAAGACTGGCTGGAGGCGGTGACCAAGGCGTACGTCGGGGACGCCATCGCCGACGACTTCATCCGGCAGATCGCCGACGCGCTGGTCGAGCCGGACCGGCAACTGGTCCTCGACGTGCTGCACGACTCCCGGTACGCCGACTTCGCCGCCGCCGAGATCAGGGCGGCGATCGAGGCGGACCCCCGGGTGGCCAACCGGCTCTCCATGTGGGCGCGACGGCTGGTGGGGGAGGGGCTCTCCCAGGCGGGCCGGGTGGCCGCCGCCGACCGGGGCACGCTGACCGGGCTGATCGCGCGGGGCGAGGACGGGGACCCGCAGAAACTGTTCCGCAACCTGACCGCCGCGCACACCGCGCGGATGGGCGCGGTCGGACTCAACAACTGA
- a CDS encoding DEAD/DEAH box helicase, with protein MSEQNLHTDGQELAPTDLSTEGQELAPTAPVRPEAPTFAELGARQETVEALAAAGITRAFAIQEYALPIALRGTDLIGQAPTGTGKTLGFGVPLLERVFAPGEGSDGVPQALVVVPTRELGIQVAKDLAAAGRTRGVRVLPIYGGVAYEPQIEALRKGVEILVGTPGRLLDLAKQKHLRLDRVHALVLDEADRMLDLGFLDDVEKILSMLPEDRQTMLFSATMPDPIVTLSRRFLRRPVTIHAGHTAETGPSPQTQQLAYRTHSMNKIEIVARILQAEGRGLTMIFTRTKRAADRVAEDLDFRGFAVAAVHGDLGQGARERALRAFRAGKIDTLVATDVAARGIDVTGVTHVINYDCPEDQDTYTHRIGRTGRAGATGVAVTFVDWDDMPRWRIIDKTLGLDLPEPPETYHTSAHLYTDLGISTEMTGTLPTAERTRAGLAAEVEEDLGGGRRRGEGGRRGERPRRSRPRGSDTRPDGPSVEAVVTDEETARTPRRRRRRRGGEVVSDGEPTAVITDDAAAGSPTGAAAEGEAKPRRRRRRRSGSATGTPAEAIAD; from the coding sequence ATGAGCGAACAGAATCTCCACACGGACGGCCAGGAACTGGCCCCCACAGATCTCTCCACGGAGGGCCAGGAACTGGCCCCGACCGCCCCGGTTCGCCCGGAAGCGCCCACCTTCGCCGAACTCGGCGCACGGCAGGAGACCGTCGAGGCGCTCGCCGCCGCCGGCATCACCCGCGCCTTCGCCATCCAGGAGTACGCGCTGCCGATCGCGCTGCGCGGCACCGACCTGATCGGCCAGGCCCCGACCGGCACCGGCAAGACCCTCGGCTTCGGCGTACCGCTGCTCGAACGGGTCTTCGCGCCCGGCGAGGGCAGCGACGGCGTGCCGCAGGCGCTGGTCGTCGTACCCACCCGTGAGCTGGGCATCCAGGTGGCGAAGGACCTCGCCGCCGCAGGCCGCACGCGGGGCGTGCGGGTGCTGCCGATCTACGGTGGCGTCGCGTACGAGCCGCAGATCGAGGCGCTGCGCAAGGGCGTCGAGATCCTCGTCGGCACCCCGGGCCGTCTGCTCGACCTCGCCAAGCAGAAGCACCTCCGGCTCGACCGGGTGCACGCGCTGGTGCTGGACGAGGCCGACCGGATGCTCGACCTGGGCTTCCTCGACGACGTCGAGAAGATCCTGTCGATGCTGCCGGAGGACCGGCAGACGATGCTCTTCTCGGCCACCATGCCGGACCCGATCGTCACCCTCTCCCGGCGCTTCCTGCGCCGGCCGGTGACGATCCACGCCGGGCACACCGCCGAGACCGGCCCGTCGCCGCAGACCCAGCAGCTCGCGTACCGCACCCACTCGATGAACAAGATCGAGATCGTGGCCCGGATCCTCCAGGCGGAGGGGCGTGGCCTGACCATGATCTTCACCCGGACCAAGCGGGCCGCCGACCGGGTCGCCGAGGACCTCGACTTCCGGGGCTTCGCGGTCGCCGCCGTCCACGGCGACCTCGGGCAGGGTGCCCGGGAGCGGGCCCTGCGGGCGTTCCGCGCCGGCAAGATCGACACGCTGGTCGCCACCGACGTGGCCGCCCGGGGTATCGACGTCACCGGCGTCACCCACGTGATCAACTACGATTGCCCCGAGGACCAGGACACCTACACCCACCGGATCGGCCGGACCGGCCGGGCCGGGGCGACCGGGGTCGCGGTGACCTTCGTCGACTGGGACGACATGCCGCGCTGGCGGATCATCGACAAGACCCTCGGGCTGGACCTGCCCGAGCCGCCGGAGACGTACCACACCTCCGCCCACCTCTACACCGACCTGGGCATCTCCACCGAGATGACCGGCACCCTGCCCACCGCTGAGCGGACCCGGGCCGGGCTGGCCGCCGAGGTCGAGGAGGATCTCGGCGGTGGCCGCCGCCGGGGCGAGGGTGGCCGGCGTGGCGAACGCCCGCGCCGCTCCCGCCCGCGCGGCTCCGACACCCGGCCCGACGGCCCGTCCGTCGAGGCCGTCGTGACCGACGAGGAGACCGCCCGCACCCCGCGCCGCCGGCGTCGCCGCCGGGGCGGGGAGGTGGTCTCCGACGGTGAGCCGACCGCGGTGATCACGGACGACGCCGCCGCCGGCAGCCCGACCGGTGCCGCCGCCGAGGGCGAGGCGAAGCCCCGTCGTCGCCGTCGCCGTCGCAGTGGCTCCGCCACCGGTACGCCCGCCGAGGCGATCGCCGACTGA
- a CDS encoding alpha/beta fold hydrolase: MKPATLGPDDLLPADRIPPPWPGRSVLLDGSVIHVRDTPATAPDAEPALYVHGLAGSAQNWTDLAGLLAGRLDGQAVDLPGFGHSDPARRYTIGSFADRIVRWIEHSDRGPVHLFGNSLGGAVAVRVAALRPELVRTLTLISPALPFLDFRRSLQGRMLPLLVIPRGERLAAWRLAQLAPELMAQQVLEACIADLTRIGEQRRREALEELRLRHQTEHHAAAYVRTFRGIVSSFLRSYLPGSGSLWRMAAAVRAPTLVIGGRQDRLVDVRVAPQTARVIPDSRLLMLDAGHVAQMELPRTVARAVLGLLDDVAKVRDRG; this comes from the coding sequence ATGAAGCCCGCGACGCTCGGTCCGGACGATCTGCTCCCCGCCGACCGGATCCCGCCGCCCTGGCCCGGCCGGTCGGTGCTCCTCGACGGCTCGGTCATCCACGTCCGGGACACGCCGGCCACCGCGCCGGACGCGGAACCGGCGCTCTACGTGCACGGCCTGGCCGGATCGGCGCAGAACTGGACCGACCTGGCCGGGCTGCTCGCCGGCCGGCTGGACGGCCAGGCCGTCGACCTGCCCGGATTCGGGCACAGCGACCCGGCCCGCCGCTACACCATCGGGTCCTTCGCCGACCGGATCGTCCGGTGGATCGAGCACTCCGACCGGGGGCCGGTGCACCTGTTCGGCAACTCGCTGGGCGGGGCGGTCGCGGTCCGGGTGGCGGCGCTGCGACCCGAGCTGGTCCGGACGTTGACGCTGATCTCGCCGGCCCTGCCCTTCCTCGACTTCCGCCGCTCGTTGCAGGGGCGGATGCTGCCCCTGCTGGTGATCCCCCGGGGCGAGCGACTGGCCGCCTGGCGGCTGGCCCAACTGGCTCCCGAGCTGATGGCCCAGCAGGTGTTGGAGGCGTGCATCGCCGACCTGACCCGGATCGGCGAGCAGCGCCGCCGTGAGGCGCTGGAGGAGCTCCGGCTCCGGCACCAGACCGAGCACCACGCCGCCGCGTACGTGCGCACGTTCCGGGGCATCGTCTCCAGCTTCCTGCGGTCGTACCTGCCCGGCTCGGGTTCGCTGTGGCGGATGGCCGCCGCGGTGCGGGCCCCGACGCTGGTGATCGGCGGACGGCAGGACCGGCTGGTCGACGTACGGGTGGCGCCGCAGACGGCCCGGGTGATCCCGGACAGCCGGCTGCTGATGCTGGATGCCGGGCACGTGGCCCAGATGGAGCTGCCCCGTACGGTGGCCCGTGCGGTTCTGGGACTTCTCGACGACGTGGCGAAAGTGCGTGACCGGGGGTGA
- a CDS encoding helix-turn-helix domain-containing protein — translation MGSAEVSPQMAFARFVRRAIDDARQERGWTVTDLATHTGVGRSTIFRWLAGDWQDYPELAKVRGFCAALDVPVTAAFRALGLPDGAPAARRRVDDAPVEADVRVILDRLADPTVPTDEKQQIRDLLRYLAHRPARRAG, via the coding sequence ATGGGCTCCGCAGAGGTTTCGCCACAGATGGCCTTCGCGCGCTTCGTCCGGCGGGCCATCGACGACGCCCGTCAGGAGCGCGGGTGGACCGTCACCGATCTGGCCACCCACACCGGGGTCGGCCGGTCCACGATCTTCCGTTGGCTGGCCGGCGACTGGCAGGACTATCCCGAGTTGGCCAAGGTCCGAGGCTTCTGTGCCGCCCTGGACGTGCCGGTCACCGCGGCGTTCCGGGCGCTTGGCCTGCCCGACGGCGCTCCGGCGGCCCGGCGGCGGGTCGACGACGCCCCGGTCGAGGCGGACGTCCGGGTGATCCTCGACCGGCTCGCCGACCCCACCGTCCCCACCGACGAGAAGCAGCAGATCCGGGACCTGCTGCGGTACCTCGCCCACCGGCCCGCCCGCCGCGCGGGCTGA
- a CDS encoding DUF3107 domain-containing protein, giving the protein MEVKIGVQYAPRELVMESAQSPAEIEQIVTDAIAGDGTLSLTDEKGRRVIVPVSKLAYVEIAEAAPRAVGFTVR; this is encoded by the coding sequence GTGGAGGTCAAGATCGGCGTGCAGTACGCGCCGCGTGAGCTGGTCATGGAGAGCGCGCAGTCGCCGGCCGAGATCGAGCAGATCGTGACCGACGCCATCGCCGGCGACGGGACGCTCTCGCTGACCGACGAGAAGGGCCGGCGGGTGATCGTCCCGGTCAGCAAGCTCGCCTACGTGGAGATCGCCGAGGCCGCGCCGCGCGCCGTCGGGTTCACCGTCCGCTGA